The following are from one region of the Corylus avellana chromosome ca1, CavTom2PMs-1.0 genome:
- the LOC132189893 gene encoding uncharacterized protein LOC132189893, whose amino-acid sequence MAQCHTQRVVADRLQRSLHTISVYVNRTAKALCRLGKTIIRPAAMELPHPYVARNGRYYPWFAKCIGAIDGTHVKACVQGENIVPYRSRKSIITQNVMCVVDFDLCFTYVYAGWEGSTHDSRIFQECIEDPTALFPMPVEDYFYLVDSAYGCYKGFLPPHRNERYHLQDFRNGRPRPKNAVELFNYRHSSLRSAVERTFGVWKARFPIFDNMHPYPIENQRLFVVACCAVHNFIRKDCGADDPLFRAALMTHYGQDWIDVAQLPTVTPVPYIAHGQPPNRTRESKEMMIIVREAMTSHMWTTANEE is encoded by the exons ATGGCACAATGCCACACGCAGCGGGTGGTAGCAGATAGGCTACAGCGATCATTGCACACGATAAGCGTTTACGTTAATCGGACAGCTAAAGCGTTGTGCAGGCTAGGGAAAACTATTATACGTCCAGCTGCGATGGAGTTGCCTCATCCATACGTTGCCCGAAATGGCCGTTACTATCCATGGTTCGCG AAATGCATTGGAGCGATTGACGGAACACACGTTAAAGCGTGTGTTCAAGGTGAGAACATTGTGCCCTACAGAAGCAGGAAGTCCATAATAACACAGAATGTCATGTGCGTCGTTGACTTCGACCTTTGCTTCACATACGTTTATGCTGGATGGGAGGGCAGCACTCATGACTCGCGGATTTTTCAGGAGTGTATCGAGGATCCCACCGCTCTTTTCCCCATGCCGGTCGAAG ATTACTTTTACTTGGTTGACTCAGCTTACGGATGCTACAAGGGATTTTTACCCCCACATCGCAATGAGCGATACCATTTGCAAGATTTCCGCAATGGTCGACCTCGTCCGAAGAATGCAGTAGAATTGTTTAATTATAGGCATTCCTCATTACGATCAGCTGTGGAAAGAACGTTTGGAGTATGGAAAGCCCGATTTCCTATCTTCGACAATATGCATCCATACCCGATTGAGAATCAACGACTATTTGTGGTCGCATGCTGCGCGGTACACAACTTCATTCGCAAAGACTGCGGTGCTGATGATCCACTATTTCGTGCGGCCCTAATGACACATTACGGCCAAGATTGGATAGACGTCGCGCAATTGCCTACCGTGACACCCGTTCCGTACATTGCGCATGGACAACCACCAAACCGAACCCGCGAAAGCAAggaaatgatgattatagtccGAGAGGCAATGACATCTCACATGTGGACAACCGCGAATGAagagtaa
- the LOC132168064 gene encoding DELLA protein RGL1-like, which produces MENEVFSFQEFGFHGVEAKFSCSDKMVESMEEENGGKQFNFNGEEDWCPDFGFYKEDSSEEGFLLFKYQQQEDSGSLDDQHFDIVSPPLQTCLEEIQKLGEFTTLIPQVVPRKEKRQPFSLASLELLNNFGNGFKRLHGDSKIEPSNDMPCAKVEEGRKLSTEEVMRLAGANFIQSSSSQTADVSMLSHPFDSSFYGLSNEETKDVALVEFLFSSAEKVGCQQFDRASRLLSQCDDWCSNTGNPVQRVVYYFSKALREKIDRETGRITSKDLGKRLCFDVDEAMMNSDHAILASHEGIPFSQISQFSGIQAIVESMAEARKIHIVDLAIRNGMQWTVLMQALATRYECPLELLKITAVGTTSKHIIERTGKRLASFAETMNIAFSFKVVMVSDMLDLKEHLFGVEADERVAFYSEYFLRSMILEPKRLESIMGVVRSINPCIMVVTEVEANHNSPAFVNRFIEALFFFSAYFDCLETFMKRNDPNRMIIESLFFGEGIRSIVAEEGEGRKIRHVKIDVWRAFFAWFGMVDTELSMSSLDQARLVIKKFDCEKSCTLDMNGKCLIIGWKGTPIHSLSVWKFL; this is translated from the coding sequence atggaaaatgaagtgttttctttccaagagTTTGGATTCCATGGAGTTGAAGCTAAATTTAGTTGTTCTGATAAAATGGTGGAGAGtatggaagaagaaaatggtgGGAAACAATTCAATTTTAATGGAGAAGAAGATTGGTGTCCTGACTTTGGTTTCTATAAAGAGGACTCATCAGAGGAAGGATTCCTTCTCTTCAAGTATCAACAACAAGAAGATTCTGGGTCTCTTGATGACCAGCACTTCGATATTGTCTCACCACCGCTTCAAACATGTCTGGAGGAAATTCAAAAGCTTGGTGAATTCACAACACTAATTCCACAAGTTGTACCCAGGAAGGAAAAGCGGCAGCCATTTTCTCTTGCCTCACTCGAGCTCCTAAACAACTTTGGAAATGGGTTCAAACGGCTGCATGGGGATAGCAAAATTGAGCCAAGCAATGACATGCCATGCGCAAAGGTGGAGGAAGGCCGGAAATTGTCGACCGAGGAAGTCATGAGGCTAGCTGGAGCAAATTTCATCCAGTCCTCCTCTTCCCAAACAGCTGATGTTTCCATGCTTAGCCATCCTTTTGATTCTTCCTTCTATGGCCTCTCCAATGAAGAGACCAAAGATGTGGCGCTTGTTGAATTCCTTTTCTCTTCTGCTGAGAAAGTAGGGTGTCAGCAGTTCGACCGGGCAAGCAGGCTGCTCAGCCAGTGTGATGACTGGTGTTCCAATACAGGGAACCCTGTTCAGCGAGTGGTTTACTATTTCTCTAAAGCTCTCCGGGAGAAGATTGATCGAGAAACAGGAAGAATCACATCAAAGGACTTGGGAAAAAGACTGTGTTTTGATGTGGATGAGGCAATGATGAATTCAGATCACGCCATTCTTGCGTCTCATGAAGGTATTCCCTTCTCTCAGATTTCACAATTTTCTGGTATCCAAGCAATTGTGGAAAGCATGGCTGAGGCAAGGAAGATTCACATAGTTGATCTAGCTATTCGGAATGGGATGCAGTGGACAGTCTTAATGCAAGCTCTTGCAACTCGATATGAATGCCCTCTTGAGCTTCTCAAGATTACTGCTGTTGgaacaacttcaaaacatataaTTGAAAGAACAGGTAAGCGGTTGGCAAGTTTTGCAGAGACCATGAACATAGCCTTTTCTTTTAAGGTAGTTATGGTATCAGACATGTTGGATCTCAAAGAACATCTTTTTGGGGTAGAAGCTGATGAAAGAGTCGCTTTCTACTCTGAATACTTCCTGAGGAGCATGATTCTAGAGCCAAAGCGGTTGGAATCTATAATGGGTGTTGTCAGAAGTATCAATCCATGCATAATGGTTGTCACTGAGGTTGAGGCAAACCACAATTCACCTGCTTTTGTGAACCGTTTCATTGAAGCCCTTTTCTTCTTCAGTGCATACTTTGATTGCCTAGAAACTTTTATGAAAAGGAATGATCCAAACAGAATGATCATAGAATCATTATTCTTTGGTGAGGGAATCAGAAGTATAGTGGCtgaagagggagagggaaggAAGATTCGACATGTAAAGATTGATGTCTGGAGAGCATTTTTTGCCTGGTTTGGAATGGTGGATACAGAATTAAGCATGTCATCGTTGGACCAAGCACGCCTGGTGATTAAGAAATTTGATTGTGAGAAGTCTTGCACGCTTGATATGAATGGGAAATGCCTGATTATTGGGTGGAAGGGTACACCAATTCATTCTCTTTCTGTCTGGAAATTCCTTTGA
- the LOC132189811 gene encoding DELLA protein RGL1-like produces MENVGRLSAEQVMRVAEERFIHFSSQNCADDHVFSIAAPSGLSCQETKDVELACLLLASAEKRIDRETGRIAALKGGLKSDASHHEEKVYGDPTLISCYLHLPFSQVTQFAGIQAIVESVASVKRVHYIDLAIRNGVQSIVLMQALATRQEFPAEILKITAVGTTTSRQKIEETGKRLACFAKTLNLPFSFRTVVVRDIKDLNKGMFEIETKADELVAVNSPFLLNNMITKPSCLESLIKVLRDLDPCVMSYANRMALEATYSSEEIVNIVAAEGEDRVFRRMKIDAWRPFFAKFGYGGTRA; encoded by the exons ATGGAAAATGTCGGTAGATTATCTGCTGAACAAGTCATGAGAGTAGCAGAAGAAAGGTTCATTCATTTCTCTTCCCAAAACTGTGCTGATGATCATGTTTTCAGCATTGCTGCTCCATCTGGTCTCTCCTGCCAAGAAACCAAAGATGTCGAACTTGCATGTCTTCTTTTAGCTTCTGCCGAGAAG AGGATTGATAGAGAAACAGGGAGAATTGCAGCATTAAAAGGAGGCTTAAAAAGTGATGCATCTCATCATGAAGAGAAGGTGTATGGAGATCCCACTCTCATCTCATGTTACCTTCACCTTCCCTTCAGCCAAGTTACTCAGTTTGCAGGAATCCAAGCAATTGTAGAAAGTGTGGCTTCTGTGAAAAGGGTTCACTACATTGACCTTGCAATCAGAAATGGCGTGCAGAGCATAGTGTTGATGCAAGCTCTTGCAACTCGCCAGGAATTCCCAGCTGAGATTCTTAAAATAACCGCTGTAGGAACAACAACATCGAGACAGAAGATTGAGGAGACAGGTAAAAGGCTCGCATGTTTTGCTAAGACTTTAAACTTGCCATTTTCATTCAGAACAGTTGTGGTGAGAGACATCAAAGATCTCAACAAAGgcatgtttgaaattgagaCAAAGGCTGATGAACTTGTTGCTGTCAATTCCCCGTTTCTGCTAAACAATATGATAACGAAGCCCAGCTGCTTGGAATCACTGATTAAAGTGCTTAGAGATCTCGACCCATGTGTCATG AGCTATGCTAATAGGATGGCATTGGAGGCAACATACTCGAGTGAGGAGATAGTAAACATTGTTGCAGCAGAGGGGGAGGATAGAGTTTTCAGGCGCATGAAGATTGATGCTTGGAGGCCATTTTTTGCTAAATTTGGTTATGGTGGAACAAGAGCTTAG